In a genomic window of Cardiocondyla obscurior isolate alpha-2009 linkage group LG08, Cobs3.1, whole genome shotgun sequence:
- the LOC139104737 gene encoding uncharacterized protein, producing MRDNRNVTREQCQTSADNRSAAVLNAVVTVTSLYRRPQLRNCGHLSSHISMLRVFTLVLFLPSVTLPSEVTSYAKVSRNGQLAGSSLDSPSWTTRTLLTGNGTSAENESRSINDVVITGSPVYVPPRAPKLKKGEAIDHPTGIRYSTLDQEMIAKLNASRTRIQQRFNPPAAGLFSKDSYTIDRPKKGAIMDPESSPSINSSSFPGPIFPGVYEYNPTFIDVEPPMSKPQMSNKYPPVNVKIPDSYQLSKYPTNDGHETSYPSFETGSPDENDQPESTMSFENHHDHPPPFMEEPYDHHDVIYDHVPVYHEHHPKPTTTEEPEMNDQRLDKRPYSYYFIGKKLWYIPLYFSIYFIIYIAALVLKSVARHKINFPAQLAEAVNHRGRRELTEGWFSDLAERMLGGIERFEMSQVL from the exons ATGCGAGACAATCGGAACGTCACGCGCGAACAATGCCAAACGAGCGCGGACAATAGATCCGCGGCCGTTCTAAACGCGGTGGTTACAGTTACGAGTCTATATAGAAGACCTCAGCTTCGAAATTGCGGCCATTTATCTTCGCATATCAGCATGTTACGTGTTTTCACTCTGGTCCTCTTCCTGCCTTCCGTCACGCTACCATCGGAAGTAACGTCGTACGCGAAGGTGTCGAGGAACGGCCAGCTAGCAGGAAGCTCTCTTGATTCTCCGTCGTGGACCACCAG GACCCTCCTGACGGGAAACGGCACGAGCGCAGAGAACGAAAGTAGAAGTATTAACGACGTTGTTATCACGGGATCGCCCGTGTACGTGCCTCCGAGGGCGCCGAAGCTAAAGAAAGGCGAGGCGATCGATCACCCGACAGGAATCAG ATATTCCACGCTGGACCAGGAAATGATAGCCAAGCTGAACGCAAGCAGAACGCGAATTCAGCAACGATTCAATCCACCCGCGGCTGGACTTTTCAGTAAAGACTCTTATACTATCGATAGACCAAAAAAGGGAGCGATTATGGACCCGGAGAGCTCGCCGAGTATAAATTCATCCTCTTTTCCGGGTCCGATTTTTCCCGGGGTATACGAGTACAATCCAACGTTCATCGACGTCGAGCCGCCGATGTCCAAGCCGCAAATGTCCAACAAATATCCGCCTGTGAACGTCAAG ATCCCGGATTCTTATCAGCTGAGCAAATATCCTACGAACGACGGGCACGAAACGAGCTACCCTAGCTTCGAGACAGGATCTCCGGACGAAAACGATCAACCAGAATCAACCATGAGCTTTGAAAATCATCACGACCATCCGCCTCCGTTCATGGAGGAACCCTACGACCATCACGATGTCATCTACGACCACGTGCCTGTGTACCACGAGCACCATCCAAAGCCCACCACCACTGAGGAACCGGAAATGAACGACCAGCGACTAGACAAACGGCCCTATTCGTACTACTTTATTGGCAAGAAGCTCTGGTACATACCGCTGTACTTTAGCATTTACTTCATCATATACATAGCGGCCCTGGTGTTGAAGAGCGTCGCCCGACACAAGATCAATTTTCCGGCTCAGCTGGCGGAAGCCGTGAATCATCGCGGAAGACGCGAACTTACCGAAGGATGGTTCTCAGACCTCGCTGAGAGAATGCTCGGAGGGATAGAGCGATTCGAAATGTCCCAAGTTTTGTAA
- the LOC139104722 gene encoding major facilitator superfamily domain-containing protein 6 codes for MKMMMMLNSFFSRICKDFRQKELIPLKLIFFVQASTLYVLYPYLTIHMRELGINVEETAIMSAVTPVVAMVMPPLAGMLADRIGNFRILLAIFSAFGGLAALLLLLVPIGRMTVEFPERIVMDLGCEGRNGSLLHTMSRTYPCEMQLEPEIAIKVESCGFVCRVETDNETDRNLILRSGLYMVQDLNFQSGVNTSYKYIVEQSDVSTSANQLEDLKEHRRLRNNEFFKTVIRQISKTHYFFPTDQLFSFSCTSGQVQDPDDFTTETPCTFDSLTRPKDNDKRIKNNRLYKSKIKSLQPDDVDLREERQRFLTEKLSWAGQEFQRPVCDDPDFASDQIAINVRLYDHEASPDAPSRILSANECKKKCIVTLPRNAVCSNMNMEVEYNITLTFWLYLVIRVFIGIIGGTTFAMFEGAVIAILREQEADYGLQRIYGSLGGMISSPLSGLLIDYASKGKGYTDFRPAFYLYAALKLASGILMLLINLEFKVPARNVVSQVFTVLRNIETAVLFLACFVLGTAWGYIESFLFWLIQDLGGSRSLMGITVAVGGIAGIPLLALSGPIISKIGHANVLFIGFVFYAIRLVGYSLIYDPWLTLIFEALESVTTSLSFTAAVTYAAKLSTTTTDSSIQGLLGGVYYGVGKGSGSLIGGYLMKAFGTRPTYQIFAVMTLVTGIIYFIFNATYLKKRSQIEGNDIVKQKPKNSNQQDSTKKRTNEISLDEKLQSEEVKKSNTKENDNKEIAKEQV; via the exons ATGAGTGCCGTCACTCCTGTCGTGGCCATGGTGATGCCACCGCTTGCCGGCATGCTAGCTGATCGGATAGGAAACTTTAGA aTCTTACTGGCGATATTTTCCGCCTTCGGTGGCTTGGCTGCTTTATTGTTATTGCTGGTACCAATCGGCAGAATGACAGTGGAGTTCCCGGAGAGGATCGTCATGGACCTCGGCTGCGAAGGTAGAAACGGTTCGCTACTGCACACAATGAGCCGAACCTATCCGTGCGAGATGCAATTAGAACCAGAGATCGCTATAAAAGTAGAAAGTTGTGG ATTCGTATGCCGCGTGGAAACGGACAACGAGACGGATCGCAATCTGATTCTGAGATCGGGGCTTTATATGGTCCAGGATCTGAATTTTCAGAGTGGCGTTAACACCTCGTACAAATATATCGTTGAGCAGAGCGACGTGTCCACG AGCGCTAACCAGTTGGAAGATCTAAAGGAACATCGGCGATTAAGAAATAATGAGTTTTTTAAAACTGTCATCCGCCAAATTTCCAAGACGCATTACTTTTTCCCGACGGATCAGCTGTTCTCATTTTCGTGTACGTCGGGACAGGTTCAAGACCCCGACGATTTTACAACCGAAACGCCATGCACATTTGATAGTTTAACGAGGCCGAAG gacAACGacaagcgaataaaaaataatcgtttgtacaaatcgaaaattaaaagtttgcaACCAGACGATGTGGATTTGCGCGAGGAGCGGCAAAGATTTCTGACGGAGAAGTTATCCTGGGCTGGTCAAGAGTTTCAGAGGCCCGTTTGCGACGATCCGGACTTTGCGAGCGATCAGATTGCGATAAATGTGCGGCTCTATGATCACGAGGCGAGTCCCGACGCACCCAGCCGAATCTTGAGCGCAAACGAGTGCAAGAAGAAGTGCATAGTTACTCTACCTCGCAACGCGGTGTGCTCGAATATGAATATGGAAGTCGAGTACAACATAACTCTAACGTTCTGGCTTTATCTCGTCATTCGAGTATTCATAG gTATTATCGGCGGCACGACCTTCGCGATGTTCGAAGGTGCTGTTATAGCGATATTACGAGAACAAGAGGCAGACTATGGTCTCCAAAGAATCTACGGCAGTCTAGGAGGCATGATTTCTTCGCCCCTATCGGGTCTTCTCATAGATTACGCTAGCAAAGGGAAAGGATATACTGATTTCAG GCCGGCATTTTACCTTTACGCGGCGTTGAAACTTGCATCGGGCATTCTCATGCTGCTAAtcaatttagaatttaaagtACCTGCTAGAAACGTCGTGAGTCAAGTCTTCACTGTTCTGCGAAACATTGAGACTGCCGTGCTATTCCTCGCATGCTTCGTTCTCG GTACCGCCTGGGGATACATCGAGTCATTTCTCTTCTGGTTGATCCAAGACCTCGGGGGATCGAGGTCACTTATGGGCATTACGGTGGCAGTGGGTGGTATCGCCGGCATACCATTGCTGGCACTCTCGGGCCCGATAATATCGAAGATCGGCCACGCGAACGTGCTCTTCATAGGTTTCGTGTTCTACGCGATCAGGCTGGTCG GCTATTCTTTGATTTACGATCCTTGGCTTACTTTAATCTTCGAGGCGTTGGAGTCGGTCACTACGTCGCTCAGTTTCACCGCGGCGGTCACCTACGCGGCAAAGCTGTCAACCACAACCACCGACAGCTCGATTCAGGGACTACTCGGCGGCGTTTATTACGGAGTTG GCAAGGGTTCCGGGAGCTTAATCGGGGGTTACTTAATGAAAGCCTTTGGTACCAGACCGACATATCAAATTTTCGCTGTAATGACCTTAGTAACtggaataatatattttatatttaatgcgaCCTATTTGAAGAAGCGATCGCAGATTGAAGGTAACGatattgtaaaacaaaaaCCGAAAAACTCCAACCAACAGGACAGCACGAAGAAGCGCACAAATGAAATTAGCCTCGACGAAAAACTGCAAAGTGAAGAAGTCAAAAAGAGCAATACGAAGGAAAATGACAACAAAGAGATTGCAAAAGAACaagtataa